Proteins encoded by one window of Nicotiana tabacum cultivar K326 chromosome 10, ASM71507v2, whole genome shotgun sequence:
- the LOC107798162 gene encoding nudix hydrolase 10, translating to MEQMVVQNGVKKVQLLPAENDDHGGVIVELEEHMDPNIFHNMLRSSLHQWKLQGKKGVWIKMPIQLANLVEPAVKEGFWYHHAEPHYLMLVYWIPETGNTIPANASHRVGIGAVILNEKRELLVVQESSGRMKGTGIWKIPTGVVEEGEDVFEAAIREVKEETGIDTEFLEVLAFRQMHKSFFGKSDLFFICMMHPLTFNLQKQDLEIEAVQWMSLEEYAAQPFVLKHGIFKYIKDLCLAKAEGSYLGFTPVPIKSYFDDPMSYLYFNEDGVVQENSAIHP from the exons ATGGAGCAAATGGTAGTTCAAAATGGTGTTAAAAAGGTACAGTTGCTTCCAGCGGAAAATGATGACCATGGAGGCGTTATAGTAGAACTAGAGGAGCATATGGACCCAAATATCTTTCATAACATGCTTAGAAGTTCGTTACATCAATGGAAGCTGCAG GGGAAAAAGGGCGTGTGGATTAAAATGCCCATTCAACTTGCAAATCTGGTTGAACCTGCAGTTAAG GAAGGGTTTTGGTACCACCATGCAGAACCTCATTACCTGATGCTTGTGTATTGGATTCCTGAAACTGGGAATACAATCCCTGCAAATGCCTCACATCGAGTAGGTATTGGGGCTGTCATCTTGAATGAGAAAAGAGAG CTGCTTGTTGTCCAAGAAAGTAGTGGCAGAATGAAGGGAACGGGGATTTGGAAGATCCCTACTGGTGTTGTTGAAGAG GGTGAGGATGTATTTGAAGCTGCAATAAGGGAAGTAAAAGAAGAAACAGGA ATTGATACTGAATTTCTGGAAGTTCTTGCATTCAG GCAGATGCACAAGTCATTCTTTGGAAAGTCGGACTTATTCTTCATTTGCATGATGCACCCTCTTACGTTTAACTTACAAAAGCAAGATTTAGAAATTGAGGCAGTTCAG TGGATGTCACTAGAAGAGTATGCTGCTCAACCTTTTGTTCTGAAACATGGCATTTTCAAATACATCAAAGATCTGTGCTTGGCAAAGGCAGAAGGGAGTTACCTGGGGTTTACTCCTGTGCCGATTAaatcttattttgatgatcctatGAGTTACCTTTATTTCAATGAAGATGGTGTGGTCCAGGAAAACTCTGCAATTCATCCATGA